In Chloroflexota bacterium, the following are encoded in one genomic region:
- a CDS encoding ABC transporter permease — protein sequence MGLLESVRVALGALNANKLRTVLTMLGMIIGVCAVISLMSIGQGAQAQVTNQIRGMGTNLLFIRPGSTQSTGVRSAAGSAATLTIDDADAIAREIAEVAGVAPEQGSGGQLIANGVNTNTRVVGTTPDYADVRNFKVANGEFLSRENMEGRSTVVVLGANVAKTLFGEDDPVGQSVRMSFNNRAASTFRVIGLMEAKGGTNMGNQDDQVFVPITTMQARLLASRNARGAVNVSVINVQVGDEKAMKDAVAAIGELLRERHRVVEDDFSIQSQEDFLATFSQITQTFTILLGSIAGISLVVGGIGIMNIMLVSVTERTREIGIRKAVGARRKDILSQFLVESVMVSVLGGAVGVVLGWGISKLIAGLPMPGVSNGQALQTVVTPESVLLAFGVSAAVGIFFGIYPASRAAQLHPIQALRYE from the coding sequence ATGGGCCTGCTAGAGTCCGTGCGCGTCGCCCTCGGAGCGCTCAACGCCAACAAGCTCCGGACCGTCCTCACCATGCTCGGCATGATCATCGGCGTGTGCGCCGTCATCTCGCTGATGTCCATCGGGCAGGGGGCGCAGGCGCAGGTCACCAACCAGATCCGGGGCATGGGCACCAACCTCCTGTTCATCCGGCCCGGCTCGACGCAGTCCACCGGCGTGCGCTCGGCGGCTGGCAGCGCCGCGACGCTCACCATCGACGACGCCGACGCCATCGCGCGGGAGATCGCCGAGGTCGCCGGCGTCGCGCCCGAACAGGGCAGCGGCGGCCAGTTGATCGCCAATGGGGTCAACACCAACACCCGCGTGGTCGGGACCACCCCGGACTATGCTGACGTTCGCAACTTCAAGGTGGCGAACGGTGAGTTCCTCAGCCGGGAGAACATGGAGGGACGCTCGACGGTCGTGGTGCTCGGCGCGAACGTCGCGAAGACCCTGTTCGGCGAGGATGACCCGGTCGGGCAGTCCGTCCGCATGAGCTTCAACAACCGCGCTGCCTCCACCTTCCGCGTGATCGGGCTGATGGAGGCGAAGGGCGGCACCAACATGGGGAACCAGGACGATCAGGTCTTCGTGCCGATCACCACCATGCAGGCCCGCTTGCTGGCCTCCCGTAACGCGCGCGGGGCCGTCAACGTCAGCGTCATCAACGTCCAGGTCGGCGACGAGAAGGCGATGAAGGATGCCGTCGCCGCCATCGGCGAGCTGCTGCGCGAGCGGCACCGCGTGGTGGAAGACGACTTCTCGATCCAGAGCCAGGAAGACTTCCTGGCGACCTTCAGCCAGATCACCCAGACTTTCACGATCCTGCTCGGCTCGATTGCCGGCATCTCGCTAGTGGTGGGCGGCATCGGCATCATGAACATCATGCTGGTCTCGGTGACGGAGCGGACCCGCGAGATCGGCATCCGCAAGGCCGTCGGCGCGCGGCGCAAAGACATCCTCTCGCAGTTCCTCGTCGAGTCCGTCATGGTCAGCGTGCTCGGCGGGGCGGTCGGCGTGGTGCTCGGCTGGGGGATCTCCAAGCTGATCGCCGGCTTGCCGATGCCGGGCGTCAGCAACGGCCAGGCGTTGCAGACGGTGGTCACGCCGGAGTCGGTCCTGCTAGCGTTTGGGGTGTCAGCCGCTGTCGGCATCTTCTTCGGGATCTATCCAGCCTCGCGCGCGGCACAGCTTCACCCGATCCAGGCATTGCGGTATGAGTGA
- a CDS encoding ABC transporter ATP-binding protein, with translation MLRLRGITKLYIMGDVEVHALRGVDLDILDGELIAIMGPSGSGKSTMMNILGCLDTPTTGTYALDDQEVSTLGDDDLARVRNRKIGFVFQSFNLLARMPAIEQVELPLVYAGVKDRRTKAMAALEAVGLADRAHHKPSELSGGQQQRVAIARALVTSPRIIMADEPTGALDSKTSIEIMGIFQRLNREQGITVIFVTHEADIAAHTNRVINIRDGLIVSDEPREAVVAVPHDVAAPAAPTVSAVLA, from the coding sequence ATGTTACGGCTGCGCGGCATCACCAAGCTGTACATCATGGGGGATGTTGAGGTGCATGCCCTGCGCGGCGTCGATCTCGACATCCTCGACGGCGAGCTGATCGCGATCATGGGGCCGTCTGGGTCGGGCAAGTCCACCATGATGAACATCCTCGGCTGCCTGGACACCCCCACGACCGGCACCTACGCCCTGGATGACCAGGAGGTCAGCACGCTCGGGGACGACGACCTGGCGCGGGTCCGCAATCGGAAGATCGGGTTTGTGTTCCAGAGCTTCAACCTGCTGGCCCGGATGCCGGCCATCGAGCAGGTCGAGCTGCCGCTGGTCTACGCCGGCGTGAAGGACCGCCGCACGAAGGCGATGGCCGCGCTGGAGGCCGTCGGGCTGGCAGATCGCGCGCACCACAAGCCGTCAGAGCTGTCCGGCGGCCAGCAGCAGCGCGTCGCCATCGCGCGGGCGCTGGTGACCAGCCCCCGCATCATCATGGCCGACGAGCCGACGGGCGCGCTGGACAGCAAGACCAGCATCGAGATCATGGGGATCTTTCAGCGGCTCAACCGCGAGCAAGGCATCACGGTCATCTTCGTGACGCACGAGGCGGACATCGCGGCGCACACCAACCGGGTGATCAACATCCGGGACGGGCTGATCGTGAGCGACGAGCCACGCGAGGCCGTCGTGGCCGTTCCACATGATGTGGCCGCGCCAGCGGCTCCCACAGTGTCGGCGGTGCTGGCATGA